The following are encoded together in the Balaenoptera acutorostrata chromosome 9, mBalAcu1.1, whole genome shotgun sequence genome:
- the RASSF7 gene encoding ras association domain-containing protein 7, which yields MLSGLAAMELKVWVDGIQRVVCGVSEQTTCQEVVVALAQAIGQTGRFVLVQRLREKERQLLPQECPVGAQATCGQFASDVQFVLRRTGPSLAGRPSSDSCPPPERCPIRASLPPKPRPALDREPCKALTFSLGFPGLAPGPVPPEPVGPVALVPGCCADLQGLEQRVRRNAAELGQEAFWEQELRREQAREREGQARLQALSAATAEHAARLQALDTQARALEAELLLAAEAPGPPSPTASVTERLRQDLAAQERQSVEVQGSLALVGRALEAAEHALQAQAQELEELNRELRQCNLQQFIQQTGAALSPPPRPDGAPPGTQDLLPPAREEPVLGAPPSPALVSSLSPEITPMRQNSWR from the exons ATGCTCTCAGGGCTGGCGGCCATGGAGCTGAAGGTGTGGGTGGATGGCATCCAGCGTGTGGTCTGTGGGGTTTCAGAGCAGACCACCTGTCAGGAAGTGGTCGTCGCACTGGCCCAAGCGATAG GCCAGACAGGCCGCTTTGTGCTTGTGCAGCGTCTCAGAGAGAAGGAACGGCAGCTGCTACCCCAGGAGTGTCCAGTGGGTGCCCAGGCGACCTGTGGACAGTTTGCCAGCGATGTCCAGTTTGTCCTGAGGCGGACAGGACCCAGCCTCGCTGGGAGGCCCTCCTCGGACAGCTGCCCTCCCCCTGAGCGCTGCCCAATCCGAGCTAGCCTTCCCCCAAAGCCTCGACCAGCACTGGACCGTGAGCCCTGCAAAGCACTGACCTTCAGCCTGGGGTTCCCTGGGCTGGCCCCCGGCCCTGTGCCACCCGAGCCTGTGGGTCCCGTAGCACTAGTGCCGGGCTGCTGCGCAGACCTGCAGGGCTTGGAGCAAAGGGTGCGCAGGAACGCAGCAGAGCTGGGCCAGGAGGCCTTCTGGGAGCAGGAGCTGCGGCGGGAGCAGGCCCGGGAGCGCGAGGGGCAGGCCCGCCTGCAGGCGCTGAGCGCGGCCACGGCTGAGCATGCCGCTCGGCTGCAGGCCCTGGACACCCAGGCCCGCGCCCTGGAGGCCGAGTTGCTTCTGGCCGCAGAGGCCCCTGGGCCCCCCTCGCCCACAGCGTCTGTCACAGAACGCCTGCGCCAGGACCTGGCCGCCCAGGAGCGGCAGAGTGTGGAGGTGCAGGGCAGCCTTGccctggtgggcagggctctgGAGGCTGCTGAGCACGCCCTGCAG gcccaggcccaggagcTGGAGGAACTGAACCGGGAGCTGCGTCAGTGTAACCTGCAGCAGTTCATCCAGCAGACGGGGGCTgcactgtccccacccccacgGCCGGATGGGGCCCCCCCTGGCACGCAG GATCTTCTGCCTCCGGCCAGAGAAGAGCCCGTCCTGGGAGCCCCCCCGAGTCCAGCCCTAGTGTCCAGCCTGAGCCCAGAGA TCACCCCCATGAGGCAGAACTCCTGGAGGTAG
- the LMNTD2 gene encoding lamin tail domain-containing protein 2 has product MAPESCQEAADAEEEAFPSLVHRELVSGHVGPPASASADPGAPACPQDTKPSSTRMVSSVSPQSAPESLDPRTLRLLWRQRELEIQALRWAIENHREARHCRILQEVAGLPAERSSRSRKFLQNQVQKLTLELEEHKEQAQLEKAHLEERLLQTGNTLRQLEAELQALQKSCLLQLARSSWVGRMLRSSMGSVEVVTAETLMDPSDLSENDRSPTAGEGFRLEDVDWNSIAHRYPNLFTDLESSLDQKEGKGLWGHLCPAMSPLPRLDPRDWGHNLVCPALLMEVGWGQGWGPGAEATGSELLLTCRHPRAPPLPELPPATQPDQWNSEPYCWQREHRLKSVEWSSLPLAGASSSGGADSESSSCLLAARYHVQKVTGDPLQAPGHTAEQREAQAQSLCGDSRAAWAGRLSLDLRKTHSDRQGSNGQEAESCADPHPRHSGRCHPRHSGRCPSHGGRGPNVSAQRPCPRSRPSPAGSCLKIVAVSRRRRFVRILNHSLEETADLGGFVLQQLVRDFPVCMYRFPPSTLLEPRHHITVWGEAPGSTKRQPPSSLGQEPVHFHSSRGCVTLLLNPQGEVLSEHQAAHCVTPVCRIFSDNTDLSIDRFPLSEARPGADLAEQQPLPRLPRKGRVQEARAGRRRPGTRVQLPRLSTSKLLRQREVPARPEGAAERHPELLPASPIPIPEAGLGLEDCQARKELKVRVRRKSVDRGCPMVALSVQSTAESRFGFRFLSCPPITADSRWPV; this is encoded by the exons ATGGCCCCTGAATCTTGCCAGGAGGCTGCAGATGCCGAGGAAGAGGCTTTCCCCTCCCTGGTGCACCGAGAACTGGTCAGTGGCCACGTGGGGCCTCCAGCCAGCGCCTCTGCCGACCCCGGGGCTCCCGCGTGCCCTCAGGACACCAAGCCCAGCTCCACCAGGATGGTCTCCTCCGTCAGCCCGCA GTCTGCCCCGGAGTCCCTGGACCCCCGCACCCTGCGGCTGCTGTGGAGGCAGCGAGAACTGGAGATTCAGGCCCTGCGGTGGGCGATTGAGAACCACCGGGAGGCCCGACACTGCCGTATCCTGCAGGAAGTGGCTGGGCTTCCAGCCGAGAG GAGCTCGCGCAGTCGGAAGTTCTTGCAAAACCAGGTCCAAAAGCTGACTTTGGAGTTGGAAGAGCATAAGGAACAGGCCCAGCTG GAGAAGGCACACCTGGAGGAGCGGCTGCTGCAGACCGGAAACACGCTGCGGCAGCTGGAGGCCGAGTTGCAGGCCTTGCAGAAGTCCTGCCTCCTGCAGCTGGCCCGCTCCTCCTGGGTGGGCCGCATGCTGCGGTCTTCCATGGGCAGTGTGGAG GTGGTGACGGCAGAGACCCTGATGGACCCCAGTGACCTCTCTGAGAACGATCGGTCCCCCACTGCTGGGGAG GGTTTCCGGCTGGAGGATGTGGACTGGAACAGCATCGCCCACCGGTACCCCAACCTCTTCACCGACCTCGAGTCCAGCTTGGATCAAAA AGAAGGGAAAGGGCTCTGGGGCCATCTCTGTCCAGCCATGAGCCCTTTGCCCAGGCTGGATCCCAGGGACTGGGGCCACAACTTGGTGTGCCCTGCCCTCCTTATGGAGGTTggatgggggcagggctggggtccaGGAGCGGAAGCCACGGGCAGCGAGCTGCTCTTGACTTGCAGGCACCCCCGGGCCCCGCCGCTCCCGGAGCTCCCACCGGCCACACAGCCTGACCAGTGGAACTCAGAGCCGTACTGCTGGCAGAGGGAGCATCGTCTCAAGAGCGTCGAGTGGAGCTCCCTGCCCCTGGCGGGCGCCAGCAGCTCCGGGGGTGCCGACTCCGAGTCCAGCAGCTGCCTGCTGGCTGCACGCTATCACGTGCAGAAAGTGACAGGGGACCCTCTCCAGGCGCCAGGCCACACTGCAGAGCAGAGGGAGGCACAGGCACAGAGCCTCTGCGGGGACAGTCGAGCAGCGTGGGCAG GCCGCCTCTCCCTGGATCTCCGGAAAACCCACTCGGACAGGCAGGGCAGCAATGGCCAGGAGGCTGAGTCCTGTGCGGATCCCCACCCCCGGCATTCTGGGCGCTGTCACCCCCGGCATTCTGGGCGCTGTCCAAG CCACGGTGGGAGGGGCCCGAACGTCTCGGCACAGCGCCCCTGCCCGCGCTCCCGCCCCAGCCCCGCGGGCTCCTGCCTGAAGATCGTGGCGGTGAGCCGCCGCCGGAGGTTCGTGCGCATCCTCAACCATTCGCTGGAGGAGACGGCCGACCTGGGTGGCTTTGTGCTGCAGCAGCTGGTGCGCGACTTCCCCGTGTGCATGTACCGCTTCCCGCCCAGCACGCTGCTGGAGCCAAGGCATCACATCACG GTGTGGGGCGAGGCGCCCGGCAGCACCAAGCGGCAGCCACCCTCCTCCTTGGGCCAGGAGCCCGTCCACTTCCACTCCAGCCGGGGCTGCGTGACCCTCCTCCTGAACCCCCAAGGCGAG GTCCTCAGCGAGCACCAGGCCGCGCACTGCGTGACCCCCGTGTGTAGGATCTTCTCCGACAACACCGACTTGTCCATCGACCGTTTCCCGCTCTCAGAGGCCCGGCCCGGTGCCGACCTCGCGGAGCAGCAGCCCCTGCCTCGACTCCCGCGCAAGGGTCGGGTGCAGGAGGCCCGGGCCGGGCGCCGGAGGCCGGG GACGCGGGTCCAGTTGCCCCGCCTGAGCACCAGCAAGCTCCTCCGCCAGCGAGAGGTGCCAGCGCGGCCCGAGGGCGCCGCCGAGAGGCACCCAGAGCTCCTGCCCGCcagccccatccccatccccg aggcagggctgggcctcGAGGACTGCCAGGCTAGGAAGGAACTCAAGGTCCGG GTGCGCCGGAAGAGCGTGGACCGCGGTTGTCCGATGGTGGCGCTGTCGGTGCAGAGCACGGCCGAGAGCAGGTTCGGCTTCCGCTTCCTCAGCTGTCCGCCCATCACTGCGGACTCGCGCTGGCCGGTGTAG